aatttTTCGTACTTGTCAAGgtccttcttctttatgttaataaaaagtaGGTGAAAATAATCCATCCATATGCTATACACATCCATATTTACAACagctatttctttttccagcAATGAAATGATGCTTTCCAAAATTGCATCTGctgcttccctcctttttaactttctcagggaaaaaagcaaaggacAGACTAGCGAAATGAACGTAGATTTGTACTCGTTGTCGGCATGCGCATCTTGTTGCAGTTCCTTCAAATTGTGGATAACCCTCTGGAAAAAGCTAAAATGGGAGCACACATCCCCTTTATTTCTAATGGTTTGTTCTTCACCCAGTCGGTGCACATCCCCTGGTAtggcttccccttctccgtCGTCCTGCTTCTTCACCTGGTTGTACGGCTCCACTGAGTGTACCACTCCGAGCGTAGCTTCTCCCCCTGTCTCCTCATCATACTCATTCTGGAGATTAaccaaaaatttgaaaaactcATGGTAGTAGAAAAAATCCTTCACATGTGTCTCGCTAATATGAGCAAAACCTTTAAAAGATTTTTGTATCTTCGATAAATTCACGATGATGGCATTTATGCTATTGCTCTTTTTCTtgctcttcaaatttttgtatatgcATACCTCCACAAAATTGTTGTATACATCTTCGCCCCTGAACACTTTCATTATGTGGGCAGGCACGATACCTCTATCAACGTTTCtgttgaaatattttaaaaacttaaTAAATCCGTAATAGGCTAGGTTATACAcattcacgtttttttttatgatcaAATTTTCTAGCAGGTAGCTAAAATAGAACTCGCTATGATTGAGAATTACAAAGTTTTCGTAGCAGATGAGGAATGCTAAAATGACGATTTGTGAGTAGAcgttattcttttttgcgCTCTCTGCctttagaaataaaaataatccgTTCaggctcttttttttttcctcccctacGGAACTGGCTTCCcgattttttataaatctgCTGTTAATGATGGCATACACTAGCTTCATGCACCTTAGGGTTATTTCATCCTTCTGCATTTCCAGTCTTAATATGTTTAGGATAATTTTGATGTACTTCTTCAGTAGGTGTAAGTCGGTGCTGATCTTCTTTATCAGCCCCGAGTTGCTCGTAATGGTTATCAAAATTCCGTTGAAGCAGCTGATGCATTTGTTCTCGAAGTAGTCATGGTTGTTCAGCTCTCCTAGGCTCTTCATGCTGCTGAGCTTGCTCAGGCTTCCGCTGTCCGCAGGGCCATTCGTCGGGTCGTTCATCGGGTCGTTCATCGGGCCATTTATCGGGCCATTTATCGGGCCATTCGTCGGGCCATTTATCGGGTCGTTCATCGGGCCATTTATCGGGCCATTTATCGGGCCATTTATCGGGCCATTTATCGGTCCATTTATCGCCCCATTGGTGCCGCCGCTTACCCCCTTGTGCCGCTCGCTCCTCACCAAGATGTACAGCTTGATGTAATTCTTCAGATAAAAGGAGCATATTTTgagaaaaggaatttttataattttaaaagtggGCAAAACGAGCTTCATGGTGCTCTGAGCATACGATCGGACTTGAGAGTAAACGGACAAGttggtgaaaaataaaatattgcaCAGCTGCTCACGGTAGCCCTTAAAGCAgtagtttttcttcctttgcttCAGTCTTTCATTGTACAGTGATAACACATTATTAACGTACTGACTCTTAATGATATCATAATTGTAGCTGTACGGGTACATGTTATAGGTGAAGGACAGGACGCtgttaatatattcattGTACATAGTCGTGTTGGCACTCTCgttacattttaaaagtaGAAAGTGTATGCActtgataatttttctctgCATCTTTGCATCTGCTTTGATAGTTTTCTCcctattattaataatatttgtgaaaaaatcctcttttaattttttcaactcaTTCTTATCTACCAACATGTGCTTCGCGTTTACATCGTTTACACTGTTTTCACTATTCACCGAGCTGAAAGAAGATTTGTGCTCCAGTCTATCATCGTTAGGGTTGTACCTAGCATATAAGGACATGCTCAAAATTTGCTTGGGAATCTTCAACACGTGTAAAGATAAAGTCACAACAATTTCGCATATGTAGACGTACAGGTAGAAGGACAGCTTTGTATTCACCACGTGGCACTTCGCTAACAGGTTATTATAATTGTACCTTTCATCTGGATATAAACAACTAAGTGGTTTAACGatacatttaattattttgtaaattcttGAGATCATATTGGAATGGTTTAAGGGAAATTTCCAattgatttttctttcccttaaTTTTCTCTTCTCCACGTATTTTATCAGATTGGGGGATGACACTGAGACATCACATTGGATTATCAGATCGAGCATATAGTCCAGCAGAAAGTACGTAAACTTCTTCCctacttttacattttcctttGATGGGGTTTTCCATTTTACGAGTTCATCCGCGTTGAATACTCGTCCTTCTGAGAATCTTCCATGGGTGCAGTCCTCCTTAGCTGTCCCTTCCTCAGCATTGCAGTTGGTGTGCAGTACTTGTCCTTGTTCACACGTCTTATGTGATGCATCTTTAccctcattttttgtattgttTAGAATATACCAAGGGATACCCCACCCCCCCAGGGTACGCACCTTCTCTTGTGCActaatattttcttcaatcTTAAAACACGAGTACTCCTTCACCGATAGAGAAAAATTCACCTCCAGAAATCtatacataattttgcaaatatacTTAAAGGCAACATTGTTATCTTCAACGATGTATATTTCGATTAAGTTGTAAATATCCTCCAAATTgatgtattcatttttggcCCTTCTGATTAGGTTTGACAAAAACTGTAGGTAGCACTTAACCGTATCGTCATTGGCGTACTCGTTTTTCGAGTAGGTGAAGtattcttcctctttctgCGCGAGGGGTGCTCCATCCGACGCTTCCATTGCAGGTACTACccgctttttcttcttcttcgtgatGAGCTTCCTATAAAACGCGTTAAAAAGCGTGTCGtagatttttttgttatttaccAGCCCGAAGGCCAACGGAATGATGGACAGTGACTTGGCGTTTTCCTGATCAatattgtttaaaaatttctgacATAGCTCATATACAATATCGTGATCTAAATGAATAAAGAGAGAAATCAGTGTTGTCTTCAATCCGGTGTAAATATCGTTTCCGACTTTggtttctttcttttctccattcAGCTTTTTGGTATCTTtacttttctcattttttgtaaattttataaagtacaaaattttttcaaaaaattcatgGATCCAATAGCATAGATAGTCGACTAGTTCTTTGCGCTCTCTCATAACTTCCTCGATCTGCTcatcatttaaaaagtacaaagTGTATGCCTGACTGCCTTCCATGcgcataaattttttgtactctCTCACAGCAATCTGCAAGTCCACCCCGCTGCTTCCTGCTCCTACATTCTCAATTTTGACAATGCAAAtgtaggaaaataaaatgcttaGGAAGGAGAAGATGGTGAAGCTTTTATACACATCGCAGATATCAATACCCATACTCATAACGGAGAGCAGTTCTTTCAAATGGCTAGCCTTATACCTAATCAGCAGCGGTAATATTAGGCATAGGGACAAAAGACAGTTACATATTTGGGTTGAAATATTCACATTGATAAGGCATTctagcatttttttaacaaaaatatccAGGCAGTTAATATCCACTACGCATATGTGCTTTAGGATATTTTCGAAGAGGCTAACTCCCTTGTTGCTTTTGGGGAACATCCCCTGGACTGCTAACTGTGTGAATTTTTCGatgacaaattttttgtccTCTTCCGAGATGAAATAGTTCGAGACATAATCGTCTGCTTCGCCATGTAGATTGATGGGAGGTTCACCACGGATGTCCCCTCCACCGGTTAGACTCCCACCGGTTTGACTCCCACCAGTTGGGGTCCTGCCGCGAACTTCCATCCGCTTCAAGTACAAACTCTCCCTCTTCAACTTCCTAATGAAGCAAAACAGAAAGGTGTTTATGAACAGATTGATATTCCCCAAGTGCTTGCCCACGCTGGAAGGATGTATGTGCGGCATGAACAGACACGTAATGACGTTAAGGAATTCGTGTGTATCCAGGTcttgaaaaagggaagatatgcttcttttgtttccttttcttcctcctccgtcGCCGCCGCTTTCTAGGCCTTCGCCACCAAATGTCACCTCATCGAAGGTgcttaaattaaaattttcgtcatttaaaagagagagaaaagcCTGCAGTAACTCTTTCTCCCTCATCTTTGCCTCCACCTCCTTTTGCTTGACTTCCTCCGCACTGTTCCCCCCGGCTGCTCTCCCCTTTCGATACATTCTATTCAGTAAAAAAACGAACGTCTTCGAAACTGTTTTCACCACACTGTCATCGTCATTAATCAGCAAATTGTAATCATCCGGAATGTACTTTTTGGCGGAACTTAATTGAACATTACAAggtaattttatataatataagaataagaaaaaaagaagtctAACTATCTCCTTCATTTGCTTTTCCAGACTGATGTTATACATATAGGCATATTTTAATCCTTTGTACACAATTCTGACGAAAGCATAATTGATACTATGCCAATTGTACCGTTTTAACTTCCTGTAGAGATGGAGAGCCCTTTCGTGTTTTATTAACTTAAAACATAAATCATCTGAGCCCAGCTGACTTAgcattacaaaatttaaaaacaccGTGTTGTATCTTGGACAAATTTCTAACTTCTCAATGGGGTGCGCGACTAGGTCTACATGTTGCAGGACCGGTTCGTCCGACATTCCGATGAACGCGTTTGTCGCTGTCCCTGATTTGTGCTTCTTGTAATTGTCGTCCAGTACCACTCCGCTGTTGGTTCGTCTGTTCAGTTCGAAGTTAATGGCAAAGGTGGAGCAATCGTCCCGGCCGCCGCCCCGGTTGCCGCCCCAGTTGCCATCCCCCTTATCGACGCAATTATCATCATGGGTTCCATCCGCGGCCCCGTTGTGACCCGCTTCCTGGACGCATTTTCCAACCCTTATCCCGCATCCCAGAAGGCAGTCGGCCCTCATGTCCACATACTCCTCATATTTGCAGCAAAACATATTATTTAAGGAAAAATCAAACAGCAAGTTATGCACATCAATGTTGTAATAACAAAAAGGCCTCAACATTGCCAACAGGTTTATAACAGACGTGATGAAATTCTTGTAAGCATTATGACTATACTCATCCTGCTTCCTTGAACTGTTACTGAGATAATCATAAAATAAGTTAAACAGGTACTTATAATCAATAATGTTAAATATGCACTTTTGAATATATAAGCGAAAGCTTTCATCCTTCCCGTTAATTAAAACTTCTtcgttaaaaaatgagctggtattttcttctcccctttcgaAAATCCCATTAATAGTTAGGTAGTACCGATCTCCAGAAATATATGGCTTGTTCTCATTTATGGTAGTACTGTCCATATCACTTCGGTCCTCATTTAAGTACTTATACTCATCATAGTAGTGGTCACTAATTCCTTCATAGGAATTGTTCGTCACATCACTACCATTTCCCTCATCATGCGAAATACCACCCACATCTTCAGGTTTGACAAAACTACTCGACTCTTCATCTTTACAAATGAGTTCTTTATCATATTCAAAAAAGTAATCGTCCAAAATGTGACTTTTTATATTGTCTAGGATGCCAGAAATACTTTGGCAAATATAGGATTTTAAATTGggacttatatttttattgttcagGGAGTACCACAAGTatttaatcataaaaatgtaaaagtgGAACGATTTGTGTTTCGTGGTATTGATGGTCTCATACAAGTTATACAGCTTGATCACTAACGTTACATTATaggagttattttttttaagcgaaactatttttcttatttcgCACAATATTTCGTACTTTTCcttgttcacattttccttgatttttttaggcaaaaaattgctgTAATCGTTTAGCTCCCTGAACGTGTTCAGCATCATCCTTGTTTATGAACCTTCTACACGTTTAATGCTGTGTGAatgtgtttcttcttttggaCTTATATTATTGTGCCTCCAAAAATTGGGGCTTCCTCTGCGTTCTACGCGTGTGCGTAAATACCTTCGCGTGAAAGTGTGCACTTACTAAGGGGAAGTTTGTACGTGTGGGGAGGAGGGCACTATCTCCAACTTCTTGTCCAGAAAAGAGAGAGAACCCTCGTACGAGCTTAGCTGTGCATGTAGAGGTGTACACCTATTGTTATTTCAAAAACGTTCTAGTACCATCGAAAGGATGCGAAATTGTAACACCCCGGTGTGGCAGCGTGCCTTCTTTCCGAGGTGGCACCTTTTGAGCGGCAGTCACGGATAGCAATCGGTGCCAATCTGTAGCAACTCGTACCTATTGGCTCTAATAAGTGCCAACCCACGCAAATCCGTAGCAACTGGCTCGCTATTTTGGCACTCTCCGTAGAGCGGCACTTCCGCTATCGTGAGACTACCCAGGGGGtgcgcagaaaaaataatccttCGGTTCCGCCAATCGTGGGATTTTTGCCCACTTGCAAAGAttcaggaaaaataaaaatggggccTGCTCCCTGGTAACATTTCTTATACGTACGGGATACggatattttcttcctcccttttctccTGCACAAAATTTTCTCGCCAGATCTGCTGCTATACTCTGTGCTTGCGATTTCTGCTATAGAGCGAACGAGCGTGGTACATAAATGAACACATATGGAAAATggcgcatgtgtgtgtacattttgcTGATCAACCCGCGTAACGTTTAAACATGTGCATAAGCTGTCGTATGTATAAGTGTATGTGCGTGCTTTTATACGCGTTTCCATCGCATGTACTCATgcttgtgccttttttttttttttttttatttacttttttttttgagcttAAATGGTGAATTTTTGCCTCCTCCTTTTATTGCATTATTATGTTCGGATATGATCCCTCTgactaaaatatttttgtatttgtttgttttttttccgcaatGATTATAAATAATCTCTATCTCTGTGAAAagttttactttatttttatacaatatatattttttttttttgctagtGGAAAGTTATTCCACCTCTTGGGATGCTATTTTTTACCGATCGAAGAGTACACTTTGCTTGTACtaacagaatttttttttggtatcctcaaattatttcctttttttagtGGCCATTTTATTTCGCTTCGTGTACTCTTTAATTTGTTCCCCGTATGTGTTATTCAAaagtggtttttttttttttttttaagaaaaaaaatgaagcgtAAAAAGTAAATTGCCCCTATAAAGTGGGGAGGTAACAAATANNNNNNNNNNTAACCTTTTACAtaaggggaagggggaaataaaaaaaaaattgtgccgGTATCCTAACTGTAGAAAGCT
This genomic stretch from Plasmodium cynomolgi strain B DNA, chromosome 14, whole genome shotgun sequence harbors:
- a CDS encoding hypothetical protein (putative), which translates into the protein MMLNTFRELNDYSNFLPKKIKENVNKEKYEILCEIRKIVSLKKNNSYNVTLVIKLYNLYETINTTKHKSFHFYIFMIKYLWYSLNNKNISPNLKSYICQSISGILDNIKSHILDDYFFEYDKELICKDEESSSFVKPEDVGGISHDEGNGSDVTNNSYEGISDHYYDEYKYLNEDRSDMDSTTINENKPYISGDRYYLTINGIFERGEENTSSFFNEEVLINGKDESFRLYIQKCIFNIIDYKYLFNLFYDYLSNSSRKQDEYSHNAYKNFITSVINLLAMLRPFCYYNIDVHNLLFDFSLNNMFCCKYEEYVDMRADCLLGCGIRVGKCVQEAGHNGAADGTHDDNCVDKGDGNWGGNRGGGRDDCSTFAINFELNRRTNSGVVLDDNYKKHKSGTATNAFIGMSDEPVLQHVDLVAHPIEKLEICPRYNTVFLNFVMLSQLGSDDLCFKLIKHERALHLYRKLKRYNWHSINYAFVRIVYKGLKYAYMYNISLEKQMKEIVRLLFFLFLYYIKLPCNVQLSSAKKYIPDDYNLLINDDDSVVKTVSKTFVFLLNRMYRKGRAAGGNSAEEVKQKEVEAKMREKELLQAFLSLLNDENFNLSTFDEVTFGGEGLESGGDGGGRKGNKRSISSLFQDLDTHEFLNVITVGKHLGNINLFINTFLFCFIRKLKRESLYLKRMEVRGRTPTGGSQTGGSLTGGGDIRGEPPINLHGEADDYVSNYFISEEDKKFVIEKFTQLAVQGMFPKSNKGVSLFENILKHICVVDINCLDIFVKKMLECLINVNISTQICNCLLSLCLILPLLIRYKASHLKELLSVMSMGIDICDVYKSFTIFSFLSILFSYICIVKIENVGAGSSGVDLQIAVREYKKFMRMEGSQAYTLYFLNDEQIEEVMRERKELVDYLCYWIHEFFEKILYFIKFTKNEKSKDTKKLNGEKKETKVGNDIYTGLKTTLISLFIHLDHDIVYELCQKFLNNIDQENAKSLSIIPLAFGLVNNKKIYDTLFNAFYRKLITKKKKKRVVPAMEASDGAPLAQKEEEYFTYSKNEYANDDTVKCYLQFLSNLIRRAKNEYINLEDIYNLIEIYIVEDNNVAFKYICKIMYRFLEVNFSLSVKEYSCFKIEENISAQEKVRTLGGWGIPWYILNNTKNEGKDASHKTCEQGQVLHTNCNAEEGTAKEDCTHGRFSEGRVFNADELVKWKTPSKENVKVGKKFTYFLLDYMLDLIIQCDVSVSSPNLIKYVEKRKLRERKINWKFPLNHSNMISRIYKIIKCIVKPLSCLYPDERYNYNNLLAKCHVVNTKLSFYLYVYICEIVVTLSLHVLKIPKQILSMSLYARYNPNDDRLEHKSSFSSVNSENSVNDVNAKHMLVDKNELKKLKEDFFTNIINNREKTIKADAKMQRKIIKCIHFLLLKCNESANTTMYNEYINSVLSFTYNMYPYSYNYDIIKSQYVNNVLSLYNERLKQRKKNYCFKGYREQLCNILFFTNLSVYSQVRSYAQSTMKLVLPTFKIIKIPFLKICSFYLKNYIKLYILVRSERHKGVSGGTNGAINGPINGPINGPINGPINGPMNDPINGPTNGPINGPINGPMNDPMNDPTNGPADSGSLSKLSSMKSLGELNNHDYFENKCISCFNGILITITSNSGLIKKISTDLHLLKKYIKIILNILRLEMQKDEITLRCMKLVYAIINSRFIKNREASSVGEEKKKSLNGLFLFLKAESAKKNNVYSQIVILAFLICYENFVILNHSEFYFSYLLENLIIKKNVNVYNLAYYGFIKFLKYFNRNVDRGIVPAHIMKVFRGEDVYNNFVEVCIYKNLKSKKKSNSINAIIVNLSKIQKSFKGFAHISETHVKDFFYYHEFFKFLVNLQNEYDEETGGEATLGVVHSVEPYNQVKKQDDGEGEAIPGDVHRLGEEQTIRNKGDVCSHFSFFQRVIHNLKELQQDAHADNEYKSTFISLVCPLLFSLRKLKRREAADAILESIISLLEKEIAVVNMDVYSIWMDYFHLLFINIKKKDLDKYEKLFNFCLCFNFQDTSNLIFKKKTQLLSIMLMYSMHKNIHLMDDHLMEFLKLIDNDNITVRQVVGDLLAYLLYVLHDHRYYSHLKCIYLRILIYMYKSACEVIEYLQGQETLSKQSKFIYTLETLAYITITIFSIRSMYVLNNVSIPFLKMFILSFQLVDNFINGIINKAINCFMCPSLYLFELEKISHVKGTGEAGDTCVTCGPDRNYEIATPELISSFDSLLQDNMGNLFIKKLSHLLSKKNWKIRNCVLQFCFYFHAYYCIFFYSRRENTFLLNVFISLLVDNYIEIQNLSRDILSSVLCFYDSQTVQSISQYFLTVANEKSTLPLPQKGENQETSNNSKLLEKKKTVAIYALISVINSFPNHVPHWLPNILMSVARMSNNKVHIIKKEIEKCIQNFLRTHKDEWEYKYKLVFTEDQLNILDMYKGGLNYFT